The following are encoded in a window of Panicum virgatum strain AP13 chromosome 5N, P.virgatum_v5, whole genome shotgun sequence genomic DNA:
- the LOC120676899 gene encoding protein NEGATIVE REGULATOR OF RESISTANCE-like yields the protein MLARSSARSAQHAVRPNMDASAATAKRKRDATDIAGADPAPAAAVEASDAEVEEFYAILRRMRDASRRICGAAPRAPAWRPTFCWEDFATPAPPARPPAQARPDEPGAAPPRAGLDLNAEPEPEAPGTPRSAARAPA from the coding sequence ATGCTCGCTCGCTCCTCCGCGCGCAGTGCCCAGCACGCTGTGAGACCAAACATGGAcgcgagcgccgccaccgccaagcGCAAGCGCGACGCCACCGACATCGCCGGCGCcgaccccgcccccgccgccgccgtcgaggcctCCGACGCCGAGGTCGAGGAGTTCTACGCCATCCTCCGGCGCATGCGCGACGCCTCCCGGCGCATCTgcggcgccgctccgcgcgcgccggcgtggCGGCCCACCTTCTGCTGGGAGGACTTCGCCACCCCGGCACCGCCGGCCAGGCCGCCCGCCCAGGCGCGGCCGGACGAGCCCGGcgcagccccgccgcgcgccggcctcgACCTGAAcgcggagccggagcccgaggCGCCGGGCACGCCGCggtcggcggcgcgcgccccGGCCTAG